Proteins from a genomic interval of Nostoc sp. TCL240-02:
- a CDS encoding glutamine synthetase family protein, with the protein MKRPGFIERHHLWTEIQKEASEKIKAIVKEQDLLLIRTAWSDQHGIVRSKSLLPQAFFSALENGMQISTGTFLFDTGGAIVFNPFVPGGSLDMPLMTGAPNLVAVPDPDTFKIVPWAKRTGFILCDEYFQNGQPMPFSSRGILRQSLVDLHQRGLQYIVGLEVEWYLAKLEDPMLAIANVGTSGKPGEPAKVSAVDHSFQYLLESHNPEIQDLLRLLAENLVEMKLPLRSVENEGGVGQFEFTFDPIPALQAADTMMIFRMATKQICRQQGYIASFMCRPGLQGSSSNGWHLHQSLVDLTTGKNAFISANSQTLTSDLAKHFVGGLLKHANAASVFTTPTINGYKRFRPYSLAPDRAGWGLENRGAMIRLQGGFDDPSTHIENRVGEPAANPYLYMASQLISGLNGVDCKLDPGSPTEEPYATENPLLPKSLSEAISYLSQSELFSQKMGQQFINFIIKMKESEINRFLQSVADQPPEEYLKQVTNWEQREYFELF; encoded by the coding sequence ATGAAAAGACCTGGATTTATTGAGCGTCATCACCTGTGGACAGAAATCCAAAAAGAAGCATCTGAAAAAATTAAGGCTATTGTTAAAGAACAGGATTTATTGTTGATTCGTACCGCTTGGTCAGACCAGCATGGCATTGTTCGCAGTAAGTCGCTCTTACCCCAAGCTTTTTTCAGCGCCCTGGAAAACGGTATGCAAATCAGCACAGGGACATTCCTGTTTGATACTGGTGGTGCAATAGTATTTAACCCATTTGTTCCCGGCGGTAGTTTAGATATGCCTTTGATGACAGGTGCGCCAAATCTTGTGGCTGTTCCTGACCCTGATACATTCAAAATTGTGCCTTGGGCAAAACGTACTGGCTTTATTCTCTGTGATGAGTACTTTCAAAATGGTCAGCCAATGCCCTTTTCCAGTCGCGGTATTTTGCGCCAATCATTGGTGGATTTACATCAAAGAGGGTTGCAGTATATTGTCGGCTTAGAAGTTGAGTGGTATCTGGCAAAGTTAGAAGACCCGATGTTAGCGATCGCTAATGTTGGTACTTCTGGAAAACCCGGTGAACCTGCGAAAGTTAGCGCTGTAGACCATAGCTTCCAATACCTTTTAGAATCTCACAATCCAGAGATTCAAGATTTACTGCGCCTTCTGGCAGAGAATTTAGTTGAAATGAAATTGCCTTTAAGGAGTGTAGAAAACGAAGGGGGTGTTGGTCAATTTGAATTTACTTTTGACCCGATTCCTGCATTGCAAGCTGCCGATACAATGATGATATTCCGAATGGCAACCAAGCAAATCTGCCGTCAACAAGGTTACATTGCATCATTTATGTGTCGTCCAGGATTGCAAGGTTCTTCTTCTAATGGCTGGCATTTGCACCAATCCCTTGTAGACCTTACCACAGGCAAGAACGCCTTCATATCTGCAAACTCCCAAACCCTCACATCAGATTTAGCTAAACACTTCGTTGGTGGTCTTCTGAAACACGCCAATGCTGCTTCTGTGTTCACAACCCCAACAATTAACGGCTACAAAAGATTTAGACCTTATTCTCTAGCCCCTGACCGTGCAGGGTGGGGATTAGAAAACCGAGGGGCAATGATTAGATTACAAGGCGGTTTTGATGACCCCAGTACCCACATTGAAAACCGAGTTGGAGAACCAGCAGCCAATCCCTATCTCTATATGGCATCGCAATTGATTTCTGGGTTAAATGGTGTAGATTGTAAACTTGACCCTGGCTCCCCAACAGAGGAACCTTATGCTACAGAAAATCCGCTCTTACCCAAAAGTTTATCAGAGGCGATTTCATATTTGAGCCAAAGCGAACTTTTTTCTCAAAAAATGGGGCAGCAGTTCATAAACTTCATCATTAAGATGAAAGAGAGTGAAATTAATCGCTTTTTGCAGTCCGTCGCCGATCAGCCACCAGAAGAGTATTTAAAGCAGGTGACTAACTGGGAGCAAAGAGAATATTTTGAATTATTTTGA
- a CDS encoding family 10 glycosylhydrolase, translated as MSSKKKEPIGCGCSNIPISIILIILAGGYWWFSQKGYPEISKFLDNSKKMKIHISKPTKTSSSTININPSITPIPSLASNPSFTDNQKIIPDKKILLPQTAWEKKVIRGIYLTRYQITNNADEQTIRERVRYYRSQGINTILHGVWGNGCTMYNSEVMQQTFGYKSCPNQFQEQWLNWLIDEAHKQGMQVHAYFEKGIKIDKNSPMFDLAIARKWIVPGVDKTYSGIDHYVLDVEIPEVANLFQNILVEFVKKYPDIDAVQWDDYLGYYAELSGKVDRTANLTKFVQQMVTSMKKANPSVSFDICHHNPYWAKKYFAADWEKWGADRIFIQAYNDSNFVEELNYAQKYAGVAITDRQLSRLKELVDNPKIKSILVFPFSGNPEKTAYSLKNSL; from the coding sequence ATGTCGAGTAAAAAGAAAGAACCAATTGGATGTGGATGCTCAAATATTCCGATTTCTATAATCCTAATTATCTTAGCAGGTGGTTATTGGTGGTTTAGCCAAAAAGGATATCCAGAAATTAGCAAGTTTTTAGATAATAGCAAAAAGATGAAAATACATATTTCTAAGCCTACTAAAACTAGTTCTTCAACTATTAATATAAATCCTTCTATAACCCCAATACCCTCTTTGGCAAGCAATCCAAGTTTTACTGATAATCAGAAAATAATCCCAGACAAAAAGATACTATTACCTCAAACAGCTTGGGAGAAGAAAGTAATTAGAGGGATTTATTTAACTCGCTACCAAATTACCAATAATGCCGACGAACAAACGATTCGTGAAAGAGTTCGTTACTATCGCTCTCAAGGAATCAATACAATTCTTCATGGTGTTTGGGGTAATGGTTGTACTATGTACAATAGCGAAGTTATGCAGCAAACTTTCGGATATAAAAGTTGTCCAAATCAGTTTCAAGAGCAATGGTTAAATTGGTTGATTGATGAAGCACATAAGCAAGGGATGCAAGTTCATGCTTACTTCGAGAAGGGAATTAAAATAGATAAAAATAGCCCAATGTTTGATTTGGCAATTGCCCGAAAATGGATTGTTCCAGGAGTGGATAAAACCTACTCTGGAATTGATCATTATGTCCTTGATGTAGAAATTCCTGAAGTTGCTAATCTTTTTCAAAATATCTTAGTAGAGTTTGTCAAAAAATATCCTGATATTGATGCAGTTCAATGGGATGATTATCTGGGTTATTATGCTGAATTATCTGGAAAAGTTGACCGCACTGCAAATTTAACTAAATTTGTGCAACAAATGGTAACTTCTATGAAAAAAGCTAATCCATCGGTGAGTTTTGATATTTGCCATCATAACCCCTATTGGGCTAAAAAATATTTTGCAGCTGACTGGGAAAAATGGGGTGCAGATCGTATATTTATTCAAGCTTATAATGATAGTAATTTTGTTGAAGAGTTAAATTATGCTCAAAAATATGCTGGAGTTGCGATTACAGATCGGCAACTGAGTCGTTTAAAAGAATTAGTTGATAACCCAAAAATTAAAAGCATTTTAGTTTTTCCTTTTTCAGGAAATCCAGAAAAAACAGCTTATAGCTTAAAAAACTCACTGTGA
- a CDS encoding HhoA/HhoB/HtrA family serine endopeptidase: MKTINHDLAPKKIDPRGLPRRWWMLLYGVAVVFLGSCSLVPAKTSETLQSDTQAQKTIEPNQGIVPPPIFSSSGDPNFVVKVVQNVGPAVVRIDSSRTITSRVPDEFNDPFFRRFFGDAAPQPRQRVERGSGSGFIINSSGQILTNSHVVDGADRVTVILKDGRTFDGKVLGEDPVTDVAVIKIDANNLPTLSVGNSDALQPGEAVVAIGNPLGLNNTVTSGIVSATGRSSTDIGASDKRVDYIQTDAAINPGNSGGPLLNARGQVIAMNTAIIQGAQGLGFAIPINTVQKIAQELIATGKVDHPYLGVQMVTLTPEIKERIKDKAGDRLNLTADEGVLLVQIVPRSPAAVAGLRVGDVIKSINSQPVTKIEEVQKLVENSKIGTKLPIQVERNGQIVQIGVQPAALPARREG; encoded by the coding sequence ATGAAGACAATAAACCATGACTTAGCACCCAAAAAAATTGATCCTAGGGGTTTACCCCGAAGGTGGTGGATGCTCTTATATGGGGTAGCAGTGGTGTTTTTGGGAAGCTGCTCTCTTGTACCAGCCAAGACCTCCGAGACTCTACAAAGCGACACTCAAGCCCAAAAAACAATAGAACCCAATCAAGGAATTGTCCCACCGCCAATTTTCTCGTCATCTGGAGATCCTAATTTTGTGGTAAAAGTAGTACAAAATGTGGGGCCTGCCGTAGTTCGCATTGATTCTTCTCGAACAATCACTTCTCGCGTACCAGACGAATTTAACGATCCATTTTTCCGGCGATTTTTTGGAGACGCAGCACCACAACCTAGACAACGGGTAGAGCGCGGTAGTGGCTCTGGATTTATTATTAATTCTTCTGGTCAAATTTTGACCAATTCCCATGTGGTAGATGGTGCTGATAGAGTGACTGTCATACTCAAAGATGGCCGGACTTTTGACGGTAAAGTACTAGGTGAAGATCCAGTAACGGATGTTGCTGTGATCAAAATTGATGCTAATAATCTGCCAACCTTATCTGTAGGTAACTCTGATGCCTTACAACCAGGAGAAGCAGTAGTAGCTATTGGCAACCCGTTAGGCTTAAACAATACCGTCACTTCTGGGATTGTTAGTGCCACAGGGCGTTCTAGTACTGATATTGGTGCTAGTGACAAGCGGGTTGATTATATTCAAACAGATGCTGCAATTAACCCCGGTAATTCTGGTGGGCCACTTCTGAATGCTCGCGGACAGGTAATAGCGATGAACACAGCTATTATCCAAGGCGCTCAAGGTTTGGGATTTGCTATCCCAATTAATACTGTGCAAAAAATTGCCCAGGAATTAATTGCTACAGGTAAAGTGGATCATCCTTATTTGGGTGTTCAGATGGTGACACTGACACCAGAAATTAAAGAAAGAATAAAAGATAAAGCAGGCGATCGCTTAAATCTTACAGCAGATGAAGGCGTTTTGCTGGTTCAGATTGTACCGCGATCGCCAGCAGCTGTGGCTGGACTACGAGTCGGTGATGTGATTAAAAGCATTAACAGCCAGCCTGTTACTAAAATTGAAGAAGTACAAAAGCTGGTAGAAAATAGCAAAATCGGTACTAAGTTACCAATACAAGTGGAACGCAATGGGCAAATTGTCCAAATAGGAGTCCAACCTGCTGCTTTACCTGCAAGACGTGAAGGATAA
- a CDS encoding D-alanine--D-alanine ligase family protein, translating into MTKLRVGLLFGGRSGEHEVSIKSARAIANALSAEENASKYEILPFYIQKDGRWLAGEAPQKVLETGNPLLEAEQSTSEGNLTSNPQAQTLSKWESLSQVAQVDIWFPVLHGPNGEDGTIQGLLTLMQVPFVGSGVLGSAMGMDKIAMKMAFEQAGLAQVKYKAITRAQVWSNPCVFPKLCDDIEAALGYPAFVKPANLGSSVGIAKVRSRQELEAALDNAASYDRRLVVEAGVVAREVECAVLGNDQPQASVVGEISYDSDFYDYETKYTEGRADLLIPSPIPDAIARQIQDMALQAFAAVDAAGLARVDFFYVEATQEVLINEINTLPGFTATSMYPQLWAHSGVSFPELVDRLIQLALERYSPS; encoded by the coding sequence ATGACTAAGCTGCGCGTGGGGTTACTGTTTGGCGGTCGTTCGGGAGAACATGAAGTTTCAATTAAATCAGCACGGGCGATCGCTAATGCCCTGAGTGCAGAAGAAAATGCTAGTAAGTACGAAATACTTCCTTTTTACATCCAAAAAGATGGACGCTGGCTAGCGGGAGAAGCACCCCAAAAGGTTTTAGAAACAGGCAATCCGCTTCTGGAAGCTGAACAATCGACTTCTGAGGGAAATCTAACATCCAACCCTCAAGCCCAAACCTTAAGCAAGTGGGAATCTCTCTCTCAAGTTGCCCAAGTGGATATTTGGTTTCCCGTTCTCCACGGCCCCAACGGTGAAGACGGGACAATTCAAGGGTTATTAACTTTGATGCAAGTCCCCTTTGTTGGTTCTGGGGTGTTAGGTTCGGCGATGGGGATGGATAAAATTGCGATGAAAATGGCTTTTGAGCAAGCGGGACTCGCACAGGTAAAATACAAAGCGATAACTAGAGCGCAAGTCTGGTCTAATCCTTGTGTGTTTCCGAAATTGTGTGATGACATTGAGGCAGCATTAGGTTATCCTGCTTTTGTCAAACCTGCTAATTTGGGTTCATCAGTGGGTATTGCCAAAGTGCGATCGCGCCAAGAATTAGAAGCCGCCTTAGATAATGCCGCCAGTTATGACCGAAGACTGGTGGTAGAAGCTGGTGTCGTCGCTAGGGAAGTTGAGTGCGCCGTTTTGGGTAACGATCAACCCCAAGCCTCTGTCGTTGGAGAGATTAGTTATGATAGCGATTTTTATGATTATGAAACTAAATATACAGAAGGTCGAGCAGATTTACTGATTCCGTCACCGATTCCAGATGCGATCGCCCGTCAAATTCAGGACATGGCTTTGCAAGCCTTTGCAGCTGTTGATGCTGCGGGATTGGCAAGGGTAGATTTCTTTTATGTGGAAGCAACACAAGAGGTTTTGATTAACGAAATCAATACGTTGCCAGGGTTTACGGCGACGAGTATGTATCCCCAACTCTGGGCCCATAGTGGAGTCTCCTTTCCAGAATTAGTTGATCGGTTAATTCAACTTGCTCTTGAAAGGTATTCTCCTAGTTAA
- a CDS encoding serine/threonine protein kinase, whose product MIGKLLDHRYQVIRVLAMGGFGQTYIAQDTRRPGNPICVVKHLKPGTDPRVFDTSKRLFNSEAETLEKLGNYDQIPRLLAYFDENQEFYLVQEYIEGHTLAEELTPGKRWSESQVIQLLQEVLEILEFVHSQGVIHRDIKPDNIIRRASDNKLVLVDFGAVKQLRTQLVTVGGQGSATVVIGTPGYMPTEQGQGKPRPNSDIYSLGIIAIQALTGLQATELQEDPETGEIIWQESVTVNSRLAAVLTKMVRYHFKDRYQNATEALQACKDAINPVPTLSPLQESTKSRPQVSRLQTVAVAPANPVKPARRDSSKSDPWPILIGILLAGGAAALVANVYPNVKNLALNLTGKDTSLANKCSAVVVGNSNIRSEPSSINSDNVLQTVADNTNFEVTGKRTKRGWIEVKLKSGRLAWAHSDVITNNQEWASCLRDKGIATNTVNDNSLIATRPTPKPKAKSRDIATPLPEKPKGSNPDARKSQPIDNSANIIEQAKQKYDSGDIVGAIALLKSIPANAASGIQETGKMIAQWQDDWAKAEALSNEINKAIDDGKWDKVLDYRNHPEKLPNTKYWRNKIEPLFKQAAENLAKQALTQLKNQGNPKSTQQKLPDTNQPANPENPNTKANPQ is encoded by the coding sequence ATGATCGGCAAGCTACTAGACCATCGTTACCAAGTAATTCGAGTCCTCGCAATGGGAGGATTTGGTCAAACTTATATTGCTCAAGATACTAGGCGGCCCGGCAACCCCATTTGCGTTGTCAAGCACCTCAAACCCGGAACTGACCCCAGAGTTTTTGATACTTCTAAACGCCTGTTCAACAGCGAAGCCGAAACCTTAGAAAAACTGGGCAACTATGACCAAATACCCAGGCTGCTAGCGTACTTTGATGAAAACCAAGAATTTTATTTAGTACAAGAATATATTGAAGGACATACCCTAGCTGAAGAACTTACACCTGGTAAACGCTGGAGTGAAAGCCAAGTAATTCAACTATTACAAGAAGTTCTGGAAATTCTCGAATTTGTCCACAGCCAAGGTGTGATTCACCGTGACATCAAGCCGGATAATATCATCCGTCGCGCCTCAGATAATAAGTTAGTTTTAGTAGACTTTGGGGCGGTGAAACAACTGCGTACACAACTAGTAACAGTGGGTGGACAAGGATCTGCCACAGTAGTTATCGGCACTCCTGGCTATATGCCCACAGAACAAGGGCAAGGAAAACCCCGCCCCAACAGTGATATTTATTCTCTGGGTATCATTGCCATTCAAGCATTAACAGGATTACAGGCAACAGAATTGCAAGAAGACCCGGAAACGGGCGAAATCATTTGGCAGGAATCAGTAACCGTAAACTCCCGATTGGCGGCAGTGTTGACGAAGATGGTGCGTTATCACTTCAAAGACCGCTATCAAAACGCCACGGAAGCACTGCAAGCATGTAAAGATGCGATTAATCCAGTACCTACACTTTCTCCGCTTCAAGAATCCACCAAATCCCGGCCTCAAGTGTCTCGGCTGCAAACGGTTGCAGTTGCACCAGCAAATCCTGTAAAACCTGCCCGTAGAGACTCTAGTAAATCCGATCCTTGGCCAATATTAATTGGCATATTATTAGCTGGTGGTGCGGCTGCCTTGGTAGCAAATGTATATCCAAATGTGAAAAATTTAGCTTTAAATCTTACAGGTAAGGATACCTCTTTAGCAAATAAATGCTCGGCTGTTGTCGTCGGAAATTCTAATATTCGTTCTGAACCTAGTTCTATAAATTCTGATAATGTTCTGCAAACAGTGGCGGATAACACTAATTTCGAGGTGACTGGTAAGCGAACAAAACGAGGTTGGATAGAAGTTAAACTTAAATCTGGTCGTTTGGCTTGGGCACACTCGGATGTGATAACCAATAATCAAGAATGGGCTTCTTGCCTGCGCGACAAAGGCATTGCAACTAACACAGTAAATGATAATAGCCTGATTGCGACTCGACCGACTCCCAAGCCAAAAGCAAAATCTAGGGATATAGCAACTCCATTACCAGAAAAACCGAAGGGGTCAAATCCCGACGCTAGGAAATCGCAGCCTATTGATAACAGTGCCAATATTATAGAACAAGCAAAACAGAAGTATGATTCAGGGGATATAGTTGGAGCGATCGCACTTTTAAAATCAATTCCGGCAAATGCCGCTTCTGGTATCCAAGAGACGGGCAAAATGATTGCCCAGTGGCAGGACGATTGGGCGAAAGCAGAGGCGTTATCTAATGAGATCAACAAAGCAATAGATGATGGGAAATGGGATAAAGTTTTAGATTATAGAAACCATCCAGAAAAATTGCCTAATACTAAATACTGGCGAAACAAAATAGAACCATTATTTAAACAAGCAGCCGAAAATCTGGCAAAACAGGCACTAACTCAACTAAAAAATCAAGGTAATCCGAAGAGTACCCAACAAAAACTCCCTGATACTAACCAACCTGCTAATCCAGAGAATCCCAATACTAAGGCAAACCCACAGTAA
- a CDS encoding NAD-binding protein, with amino-acid sequence MKPRIIVCGLGRTGYKTFRLLRHQGAFVVGIHHQSIPGETAGDVIVGDLQAASTLTAAGIQQADTLVIAGSKDALNLSIMMQARVLNPQIRIINRFYNTNLGERLDQSLPDHLSMSVVGLAAPVFTFAAMGNRAIGQIKLFQQTWPIHEEYIDENHFWRGLKLSELWEDRSRMLIYYLPVKGEMDLVSGVISGQEIQVGDRIIIGTQPRIRSPRRSLIKKLLKVLTNFKQFQEHGRSVLVGAAVLLAVIAIATLTYMSAELSLSPVDALYFSVGMITGAGGNDKVVENAPNSIKLFTVVMMLVGAVVIGIWYAMLTDFVLGSRFKQFWDAARIPQRYHYIVCGLSGIGVRIVQQLHASGHEVVVVEPDSNNKYINTARELGIPVIQGDASFRTILKASNIDTAAAVLAVTSNDATNLEIALKAKGLTPSIPVIVHYADPDFAGIAQQLFGFEAVLSPAELAAPAFAAAALGGRILGNGITADSLWVAFATVITPSHAFCGQWVKDVAMSADCVPLYVETNHQTLHGWDLLETNLSAGDVLYMTMPATRLYQLWRDERVCETHA; translated from the coding sequence ATGAAACCCAGAATTATTGTTTGCGGCTTAGGACGTACCGGATATAAAACCTTTCGTTTGCTGAGACATCAGGGAGCCTTCGTTGTTGGCATTCATCACCAATCTATCCCTGGCGAAACGGCAGGAGATGTGATTGTTGGCGATTTACAAGCAGCTTCTACCCTAACAGCAGCAGGGATTCAACAGGCAGACACTTTAGTCATCGCTGGCTCTAAAGATGCTCTAAATTTGTCTATTATGATGCAAGCGCGGGTGCTGAATCCCCAGATTCGGATTATCAACCGTTTTTATAATACAAATTTGGGCGAGCGCCTAGATCAAAGTTTGCCAGACCACTTGAGTATGAGTGTTGTGGGATTAGCAGCACCCGTATTCACCTTTGCAGCGATGGGAAACCGAGCGATCGGGCAAATCAAATTATTTCAGCAAACTTGGCCAATCCACGAAGAATACATTGATGAAAATCACTTCTGGAGAGGTTTAAAGCTGAGTGAATTGTGGGAAGACCGATCGCGGATGCTAATTTATTACTTGCCAGTCAAAGGTGAGATGGATTTGGTGTCAGGTGTCATATCTGGACAAGAGATCCAAGTAGGCGATCGCATAATTATTGGTACACAACCCCGCATCCGTTCTCCCCGAAGATCGTTAATTAAAAAACTGCTGAAAGTCCTGACTAATTTTAAGCAGTTTCAGGAACACGGGCGATCGGTATTGGTGGGTGCTGCTGTGTTACTTGCAGTTATTGCGATCGCTACACTCACTTATATGTCGGCTGAGTTGAGCTTGTCTCCTGTGGATGCTCTATATTTTTCTGTAGGCATGATTACTGGAGCGGGTGGTAATGACAAAGTAGTAGAAAATGCTCCTAACAGTATTAAGTTATTTACTGTTGTGATGATGCTAGTTGGAGCGGTGGTGATTGGTATTTGGTATGCAATGCTCACCGATTTTGTCTTAGGAAGCCGCTTTAAGCAATTTTGGGATGCAGCCAGAATACCCCAGCGATATCACTACATTGTCTGTGGCTTGAGTGGTATTGGGGTGAGAATTGTTCAGCAACTCCACGCCAGCGGACATGAAGTTGTAGTAGTTGAACCCGACTCCAACAACAAATACATCAACACCGCCCGCGAATTGGGTATCCCCGTAATTCAGGGTGATGCCAGCTTTCGCACAATACTTAAAGCCAGCAATATAGACACTGCCGCCGCTGTACTTGCTGTTACTAGCAATGATGCTACCAATCTGGAAATTGCCCTCAAAGCCAAAGGCTTGACACCAAGCATTCCGGTGATTGTTCATTATGCCGATCCTGATTTTGCTGGTATAGCACAACAGCTATTTGGCTTTGAGGCCGTACTGAGTCCGGCTGAACTAGCAGCTCCAGCTTTTGCTGCTGCTGCACTAGGGGGACGCATCCTCGGTAATGGCATCACAGCCGATAGTCTTTGGGTAGCTTTTGCAACTGTGATTACACCTTCACACGCCTTTTGTGGTCAGTGGGTTAAAGATGTAGCCATGTCTGCTGACTGTGTGCCCCTGTACGTAGAAACAAACCACCAAACTCTTCACGGTTGGGATTTATTAGAAACAAACCTCAGTGCTGGTGATGTTCTATATATGACTATGCCAGCCACACGGCTATATCAATTGTGGCGAGACGAGCGAGTTTGCGAAACACATGCTTAA
- the dnaA gene encoding chromosomal replication initiator protein DnaA has product MEIPIESLWSQVLERLQVELSRPTFETWIKTASAERLENNCLVIRTPNPFARNWLQKYYINTIAHAVQDILGHPVGIYITVAQGDEVSHFSEREVSWESTNPNSIPEVVPDRNHKTTELNSKYVFSRFVVGANNRMAHAASLAVAESPGREFNPLFLCGGVGLGKTHLMQAIGHYRWKISPDCKIFYVSTEQFTNDLITAIRKDSMQSFREHYRAADVLLVDDIQFLEGKEYTQEEFFYTFNTLHEAGKQVVIASDRPPNQIPSLQERLCSRFSMGLIADIQKPDLETRMAILQKKAEDENIRLPRDVIEYIASNYTSNIRELEGALIRAVAYISIWGLPMTVENITPVLEPPNEKMAATPEAILKVVADNFDISIDDLKGNSRRREISWARQIGMYLMRQHTSLSLPRIGEEFGGKDHTTVIYSCDKITQLHQSDRALAQTIRQLSDRINMTSRSQKS; this is encoded by the coding sequence ATGGAAATTCCGATAGAAAGTCTGTGGAGTCAGGTACTAGAGCGCCTACAGGTTGAACTATCCCGGCCTACCTTTGAAACTTGGATAAAAACTGCTAGTGCAGAGCGATTAGAAAATAATTGCTTAGTAATCCGCACTCCTAACCCATTTGCTCGTAATTGGTTACAGAAGTATTACATCAATACTATTGCTCATGCAGTACAAGATATTCTCGGTCATCCCGTAGGAATTTATATTACTGTTGCTCAAGGTGATGAAGTTTCTCATTTTAGCGAACGGGAGGTTTCTTGGGAATCAACAAATCCTAACAGTATTCCTGAAGTTGTTCCCGATCGCAATCATAAAACGACTGAATTAAACTCTAAATATGTCTTTTCACGATTTGTAGTTGGTGCCAACAATCGGATGGCTCATGCTGCTTCTTTGGCAGTTGCAGAATCTCCAGGTAGAGAGTTTAATCCTTTATTTTTATGCGGTGGGGTAGGTTTAGGTAAAACTCATCTGATGCAAGCTATTGGTCATTATCGCTGGAAAATTTCTCCTGATTGTAAAATATTTTATGTTTCTACTGAACAGTTTACTAATGATTTAATTACTGCGATTCGTAAGGATAGTATGCAAAGTTTTCGGGAACATTATCGAGCTGCTGATGTTTTATTAGTTGATGATATTCAGTTTCTCGAAGGTAAGGAATACACTCAAGAAGAATTTTTTTATACTTTTAATACTTTGCACGAAGCTGGTAAACAAGTTGTGATTGCTTCCGATCGCCCTCCTAACCAGATTCCGAGTTTACAAGAACGTCTTTGTTCTCGGTTTTCTATGGGGTTAATTGCAGACATCCAAAAGCCAGATTTAGAAACGAGGATGGCAATTTTACAAAAAAAAGCCGAGGATGAAAATATTCGTCTTCCCCGCGATGTGATTGAGTATATTGCTTCTAACTATACTTCTAATATTCGAGAATTAGAAGGAGCTTTAATTCGGGCAGTGGCTTATATTTCTATTTGGGGTTTACCGATGACGGTGGAAAATATTACACCAGTTTTAGAACCGCCTAACGAAAAAATGGCAGCTACCCCAGAAGCAATTTTAAAGGTTGTAGCGGATAATTTTGATATTTCAATAGACGACCTCAAAGGTAACTCACGCCGAAGAGAGATTAGCTGGGCGCGTCAAATCGGAATGTATCTCATGCGCCAACACACATCTCTGAGTTTGCCGAGAATTGGGGAGGAGTTTGGTGGTAAAGACCATACAACGGTAATTTATAGTTGCGATAAAATTACCCAACTCCACCAGAGCGATCGCGCTTTAGCACAAACAATCCGCCAACTGAGCGATCGCATCAACATGACTAGCCGTTCTCAAAAATCATAG
- the def gene encoding peptide deformylase: protein MTELAPIIQLGNPTLRQKAVWVENIQDEHIQKLIEDLIATVAKANGVGIAAPQVAQSYRLFIVASRPNARYPNAPEMEPTAMINPKIIAHSTEVVKDWEGCLSVPGIRGLVPRYKSIEVEYTDCQGNLQKQELTDFIARIFQHEYDHLDGIVFVDRLENTLDMITEQEYQERVVNK, encoded by the coding sequence ATGACTGAATTAGCACCAATCATTCAATTAGGCAATCCAACATTGCGCCAAAAAGCTGTTTGGGTTGAGAATATTCAAGATGAGCATATCCAAAAATTAATTGAAGACTTAATCGCTACTGTTGCCAAGGCTAACGGCGTAGGAATTGCTGCGCCTCAAGTAGCACAATCCTATCGTTTATTTATTGTGGCTTCCCGTCCTAATGCCAGGTATCCCAACGCCCCGGAAATGGAACCTACTGCTATGATTAATCCCAAAATCATTGCTCATTCAACTGAAGTTGTCAAAGATTGGGAAGGTTGTTTAAGTGTTCCAGGAATTAGGGGGTTAGTTCCTCGGTATAAATCTATTGAAGTGGAATACACGGACTGTCAAGGCAATTTACAAAAGCAAGAATTAACCGATTTTATCGCTCGGATTTTTCAACACGAGTACGATCATCTCGACGGTATTGTATTTGTCGATCGCCTAGAAAACACTCTCGATATGATTACTGAGCAGGAATATCAAGAACGAGTAGTTAACAAATAA